TCGGCCACGGCACCGGCAATGCTCTGGATCAGGTGATGAAGGGAGTGGTTCGCCACGACAGACGCTCCTTGTCGATTGTCGGTGCCGGGCGCGGGCCGTCACGGGAACGGGCCATCAGCGGCTGACACCTGTTGTGGTTGGTGAGCTCAGGTTATGGCCAGGGACACGCGCCGTCCCGGTATCGGCGTCCCGAAAACCTGGATGTGCGTCCCAGGTTCATCCGGCCGCGCACTCAGCCATGGATCAGTTCCCTGACCCAGTGATCGAGCACAGGCCGCTCGCCGTTGTCCGGCACCAGGCAACAGAATCCAGAGACCCCGCCATTGTTCAGCGCCGCACGGGCAGCCCGCGGCGAGAGACCGAACGCCTTGCGGAACAGGCGACTGAAATGGGTTTCGTCGACAAAGCCATGGTCGTAGGCCAGGTCGCCGATGCGCCGGCCGGCGTTGGTGCTGTCGCACAAGGCGAACAGGCAGCGGCGCAGGCGGCGTTGCAGCAGGTAGTGGCGCACGCCGCCGAAGCGCTCGAAAGAGCGATACAACTGGCTACGCGAGGTGCCGACCTCCTTGGCCAGTACCGCCGGGGTGAGGTCTTCACGGTGCAGGTTGCGCTCGATGTGCAGGCGCACACGGCGCCCCAGGTCAGACTGGCCTGCGACCTGAGCCTGCGCCTGGCCAGCCATGGCCTTGGTCAGGCAGGCCGCGACCATCCCCAGCAACGGCAACGCCAGACGCAGTGCTTCATCCATGCCCAGGTGCGGCGCGGTGGCCGCCAACGACGACAGGAGGCGGGCCAGCAACATGCCCGCGGCCGTCTCCCGACGTAGCACCAGGCCATGCAACTGGCCAGCGTCGAACAACAGCAGCGACAGTGCCGTGCGCGGCATGAGCAGGCTGATTCCTTCGCT
The Pseudomonas putida genome window above contains:
- a CDS encoding helix-turn-helix domain-containing protein, with translation MEPNVTPQSLLAAAQDTASLPTFSSSATHTAAQDLAHWQLIASVLFDVGARTPTPFCTSLTVYHFSRFLFCSGHLDAARYRRDTTRLSWCDLDHYLLHLPLQRGLACANGLRVRPWDVVLLDLAQPATFSMAASEGISLLMPRTALSLLLFDAGQLHGLVLRRETAAGMLLARLLSSLAATAPHLGMDEALRLALPLLGMVAACLTKAMAGQAQAQVAGQSDLGRRVRLHIERNLHREDLTPAVLAKEVGTSRSQLYRSFERFGGVRHYLLQRRLRRCLFALCDSTNAGRRIGDLAYDHGFVDETHFSRLFRKAFGLSPRAARAALNNGGVSGFCCLVPDNGERPVLDHWVRELIHG